The segment ATTGATAGGAAATGTCCATTCACTGGAACCGTTTCTATAAGGGGACGTATCTTAGCTGGTACTTGCCACAGTGCCAAGATGCAGAGAACCATCATTGTTCGCAGGAACTATCTCCACTTCGTCAAGAAGTATCAAAGGTACTTACTTACTCACTACTAGTGTTCAATGATTTGACCCTAGAGGATTTATTAACATCTACTTTGAATTTTCGATCAGGTATGAGAAGAGACACTCCAACATCCCTGCCCACGTCTCACCGTGCTTCCGTGTCAAAGAAGGTGATCATGTCATCATTGGCCAGTGCAGGCCATTGTCAAAGACGGTGAGGTTTAATGTGCTGAAGGTTATCCCAGCAGGCGCGTCTGCCTTTGCAAAGAAGGCATTCACTGGAATGTAAGAGCTTTGAAGTATTGTTactttggttttgattttggaATGTGTTTTGTTGGAGTCTTTGATTGCCACTGACTTTATAGAGATCTACCTAAAATTACTACATTCATCTGTTTTGTCTTCCGTTTCTCCAGAAACCAACTATTTATGTCTACTTGATCAGAAAAACCTTATGCAGTAGatcaaaatttgttatttattccaattcaaatttatagaaCATGATAAGAAGATAATAAAGATAATTTTACTAATCATAAACACAACAAGCATAAAattcatacttttttttttggtttattccaAATAGGCTTAACACTAGAAACTAAAGTTCAAATGGAATTACTATTAGTGTTAGAATAGCATGGCTGCATATGATACCCTCCACTTGGTTTAATACATcccatgtgtgtgtgtgtgtgcgaTGGTAGAGTATTAACAGATTATATCCAAAGCTCCTATTACTAGACATTATCATATAATAACAAGTTATAATCCAAAGCTCATATGACTAGACTATATTGCTAATTTTGGTATCACCTCACCTGCTATTGTTTTTTCTATCGTCACGGTTCATAATTTATAGCAAACAACAGTCTCGTGATTATTGATTCTAGAAAGATAGATCATATATTCCACTTATAGAAAATGTATCACGGGTCACGGCTACCAGAATTCGCAAGGCGCATTGATATATATGGTAATGGACCTAATGGTAGACCAAGGCTATGTACATTTATTATATATCTGCCAACATTGCAAGTAGCTATTTCTTGTTTGTTTTCGACGACGTAGTAAGTACTTTGTACTTATATCTCAGACATAGATGTATCGTATAAGAAGAATATGAAAACTTATGCATCAAATACTCAATTTTTCTTGTTAGAAACAGCAAAAAGACTAGATATTACATTTAAAACATAGAACAAAGTAAAAATCCTTTATAATTAAAAGCAAGACAGGTCGAACGCTCTCACAACTGCAGCAAAAATCAATCTCATGAAGAAGCATcataaattcattaaaaaaagaagatagtAATGATAAATTAAacaagaataataataatactatgGCTTTCTTTTGCCCACGTAAACCTGCAACACTCCATCAGATCCCCCAGCCACTAGCGTACACTGGTCCACACCGGATTGCCTCCAGCAGACGCTACTCACGAACCGCTTATCCGAACCAGAAGTCATACCAACCGGTTCAAACCCGTCTACCCAAACCGGCTTCCTCCACCTCCTATCGTACACGAACACCCTGTTGTTCTCCGATCCGCAACCAAACAGCGCGCCGTTTCTCCACACAGACAACCCCACGAAGTTCCGGTTATTCACATGCCCCTCGTACGTGCGAATCACGCGCCCGTCCTCCACGCTCCACAGCTTCAGACACCCGTCCGTACCCGCCGTCACCACCGTACCACCGTCGAGAAACCTCACGTACGACACCGTTTTCGTATGACCTTGCAAAGTCAACGCCGGGTCAACGAGTTTCCTCATATCGTACACGTACCCTCTCCGATCAGCGCATCCGACAGCCACCGCGTGTCCGCCGGAGGGATCAAACTCGACGCAGCAAACGGCACTCCGGCAAAGTCCCGCCGGCCGGACAACGCCGACAGACTCCTCCGGCGGACACCTCGGATCCCACACCTGCATGGTCCCGTCGTCTGATCCCGACGCTCCCACGGTGGCGGCGCCACCGTGACGAGTGTAATCCACGCTCCAGACGCGGCGGCCTCCGTGCTCGTCCCTCTCGAAAACCGGCGTCCTCTTCTCGAGATCGTACTCCGTCACAACGCCGTCGTAATCACCCGACCCGATGACCCGACTGCACGACCCGGGTCTCCACCGGAGACTACTAAGCTTCGCCGGCGTGCAGATGTAATATTCACATGCAGTAACTTGATCGACGAAGCTAACTCCTCCTCCTGCTCCTCCGCAGACTCCGGCGGTGTTCCGTAAGAGAGAAGCGAGGCCGTAAAAACGAATCTTTCTAGAGATTCCGGCGGTAGCGAGGATGTTATCAGTCGGGTCGAACTCAATAGCTCCGACAACGTCGGAggcagaggaggaggaagaagagacgACGGTGGAGAGAGAAAGATCCCATTCGtgtcttgcttcttcttcttcttgttcttgttcctGCTTTTGCGTACGATGAGTGTTCATATGAAAACAGAGAATGACTGTTGTTTCTGGGGATTCGGACCAATCGAAAACCAATCCCATTCAactacaaattttaaaacattataataaaGATATTCTTCATTTTAATATTGCTTTTTTCCACCGGTAAAAATGGCTGTATTTTACCAATCCACGTTTGATTTTATGGTTATCCATTCGTATACTAATGTCAGAGAAGGTCCCATTTAATGCCACTTCAGGTAAAAAATGTGAAAACTCGTTGTCGTGGCTACTTCTTTAGCCAAACATGCAAATTGATGGGTACATAGTAGGCCAAGGCTGAAGGGACGTTAATTCATAGGTTAAGAGTTTAAACTCTAAGATTGCGTGAGGTTTCACTTTTGTCACGGACTcagtatattaaaatattaatcaagaCCATGTGCTATCGACTTACTATATGTTCTTACGAGTCGGTAAAGAAGATTAGTCGGGGAAAAATACTTGAAAAGAACAAAGGAGATGAAAAATATTATGGGGggagaagaaaatgaaaattcttGTGGACAGAAAAGTGAGGAGTGGTCATACGTGTGTTAAGTACCACCTTTGGTCATTGTCCTCCCTTTTATGTCTCGTCATTGCTTCTCAGCCTCACGTCTTCAAAACACTTGAGCTACATTCCTGGACCTACTCTACTTGAAGGACTGGATTCGATCTCTTTAATTTAATGCCTACCCCCTAATTAATGTTTCTCCAAAACCCATTGATTTGAATAGCtacctacaaaaaaaaaatcaaatagctACCTACAATATAAAATTCACCAACCAAAGTGAGAAGACAATCTAAACAGCCCATTAAAAAGTTGTGTATTAAATGAAAAAGTTGTACACTGTATTATTCACCTTTTCTGAATAAGAAATCAGcatattaatatagtttgaattttgtttttttcttggatTTTTAGAGAACTTAAATCAAagaatttgatttttaaaaactgAAATTTGAAGTATTTGATTTTTGATAGTtcacaaagattttttttttttttgtaactgaggCTAGTTCACAAAGATTTATGAAGTTAAAATGACATGATTATAAACAATACATTTTGTCAATTTAGTTCGTTCCTCTATTCTCTAATTTGAGATTCGTAACAATTAGTTTTTATTTCAACAAACTTATAATAAAACTTGCTACTCTAAAAACATAGGCTtatttttagtgaacaatgaaaaagaaaagagaaattgCACCCAATAACTcaacaaaaaaccaaaattaacaaactagCCAAAATCacactctctttcttcttttctcttcctATATCTCTCTAGCCTCTCTCTAAAAaactaattttgatttttgttttggttatttcacaaataaccccaaaaaaaaacccTCGTTGTCCATCTTTTGTTCTTGTTTTCTTGGTTTGCTCCTTGTCAGGGCCATGAGGTAAAATTGAGAAATGTTGAGACTTGAGCACCTCGAGACTTTTCAGTTTATCTTTATTGTTATGACTTATTAGCGCATCTCGGTTTTTGGTAGTGCACTGAAACTCTTGCAGTTCACGAAGATTGATTGAAACACAAAATCCAGGTGCGGGATGTTTGATACTGTTAGTGATTCTTGGTTTTGCAGAATTGTATGCTATTGGATAAAAATGCATACAATGGGAAATTGCATACAATTCTGCAAAAACCTAGAATCACTAACAATGTCATTGACAAAACCcgcagaaaaatatatataaaacccgTCTTTCTTGTCCGTTCCAAGCTGTTATGACTTATGAAGAATGAGATATAGCTAGTGacaagaaaatttaattttaccTTACTGCCGTGTAAGTAATCATGCCATCACTGAAAAACAAGTTGAAATGGAAGATCAAGGTCTTTACGTTTCCATTGCTAAGACTGGGATCCAGAAAATCACCCATCATAGCAAAGGAAAATAAAGACCTTGATCTTCTATG is part of the Brassica rapa cultivar Chiifu-401-42 chromosome A09, CAAS_Brap_v3.01, whole genome shotgun sequence genome and harbors:
- the LOC103865640 gene encoding 40S ribosomal protein S11-3, which gives rise to MAEQTEKAFLKQPKVFLSSKKSGKGKRPGKGGNRFWKNIGLSFKTPRDAIDGTYIDRKCPFTGTVSIRGRILAGTCHSAKMQRTIIVRRNYLHFVKKYQRYEKRHSNIPAHVSPCFRVKEGDHVIIGQCRPLSKTVRFNVLKVIPAGASAFAKKAFTGM
- the LOC103865631 gene encoding WD repeat-containing protein RUP2 — translated: MGLVFDWSESPETTVILCFHMNTHRTQKQEQEQEEEEARHEWDLSLSTVVSSSSSSASDVVGAIEFDPTDNILATAGISRKIRFYGLASLLRNTAGVCGGAGGGVSFVDQVTACEYYICTPAKLSSLRWRPGSCSRVIGSGDYDGVVTEYDLEKRTPVFERDEHGGRRVWSVDYTRHGGAATVGASGSDDGTMQVWDPRCPPEESVGVVRPAGLCRSAVCCVEFDPSGGHAVAVGCADRRGYVYDMRKLVDPALTLQGHTKTVSYVRFLDGGTVVTAGTDGCLKLWSVEDGRVIRTYEGHVNNRNFVGLSVWRNGALFGCGSENNRVFVYDRRWRKPVWVDGFEPVGMTSGSDKRFVSSVCWRQSGVDQCTLVAGGSDGVLQVYVGKRKP